The Rattus rattus isolate New Zealand chromosome 1, Rrattus_CSIRO_v1, whole genome shotgun sequence genome includes a region encoding these proteins:
- the Crispld1 gene encoding cysteine-rich secretory protein LCCL domain-containing 1 isoform X2, translated as MNMSATLTVLSDALALFVHTTLRGNWWGHAPYKHGKPCSACPPSFGGGCRENLCYKEGSDQYYTPQEEETNEIERQESQVHDTHVRTRSDDSNRNDVISTQQMSQIVSCEVRLRDQCKGTTCNRYECPAGCLDSKAKVIGSVHYEMQSSICRAAIHYGIIDNEGGWVDVTRQGRKHYFIKSNRNGIQTIGKYRSANSFIVSKVTVQAVTCETTVEQLCPFHKPASHCPRVYCPRNCMQANPHYARVIGSRVYSDLSSICRAAVHAGVIRNHGGYVDVMPVDKRRMYTASFQNGIFSESLQNPTGGKAFRVFAVV; from the exons ATGAACATGAGTGCGACCCTTACTGTCCTTTCAGATGCTCTGGCCCTGTTTGTACACACTACACTCAG GGGAAATTGGTGGGGTCATGCCCCTTACAAACATGGAAAGCCTTGTTCTGCTTGCCCGCCCAGTTTTGGAGGAGGCTGTAGAGAAAACTTGTGCTACAAAG AAGGGTCGGACCAGTATTATACCcctcaagaagaagaaacaaatgaaattgAACGGCAGGAGTCCCAGGTCCATGACACTCATGTTCGGACAAGATCAGATGATAGTAATAGAAATGACGTCATCAGCACTCAGCAGATGT ctcaGATTGTTTCTTGTGAAGTAAGATTGCGAGACCAGTGTAAAGGGACCACCTGCAACAG ATATGAGTGCCCTGCTGGCTGCTTGGACAGTAAAGCTAAAGTCATTGGGAGTGTACATTATGAAATG CAATCCAGTATCTGCAGAGCTGCCATTCATTATGGGATAATTGACAATGAAGGCGGGTGGGTAGATGTCACTCGACAAGGGAGAAAGCATTACTTCATCAAATCCAACAGAAATGGCATTCAAACAATTGG CAAATATCGTTCTGCTAATTCCTTCATAGTCTCCAAAGTAACAG TTCAAGCTGTGACATGTGAAACCACAGTCGAACAGCTCTGTCCATTTCATAAACCTGCTTCACATTGCCCCAG agtATACTGTCCTCGCAACTGTATGCAGGCAAATCCACATTATGCTCGTGTAATTGGATCCAGAGTTTATTCTGAT CTGTCTAGTATCTGCAGAGCCGCAGTACATGCTGGGGTGATTCGAAATCATGGTGGTTATGTGGATGTCATGCCTGTGGATAAAAGAAGGATGTACACTGCTTCTTTTCAGAATGGAATCTTCTCAGAAAG